The Desmodus rotundus isolate HL8 chromosome 3, HLdesRot8A.1, whole genome shotgun sequence genome includes a region encoding these proteins:
- the LOC112309065 gene encoding THO complex subunit 2-like translates to MEAAKVLVPVAWIKNWEKSGRGEFLDLCWILSENKSHDSSAYRDFQRALYELSHHVIKGTLKHEQASNVFNDISEFREDMPSILADVFCILDIETNCLEEKSKRDYFTQLILACLCLVSDTILKERLDPETLESLGLIKQSQQFNQRSVKIKTKLFYKQQKFNLLREENEGYAKLIAELGQDLSGNITSDLILENIKSLIGCFNLDPNRVLDVILEVFECRPEHDDFFISLLESYMSMCEPQTLCHILGFKFKFYQEPNRETPSPLYKVAAVLLQVNLIDLDDLYVHLLPVDSFIMDEHKREIVEAKQIVRKLTVVALPSEKNDKRERETEKEEEKVEKPPDNQKLGLLEALLMIGDWQHAQNIMDQMPPYYAASHKLIALAICKLIHVTIEPLYGKVGIPKGAKGSPVNALQNKRAPKQAESFEDLRRDVFNMFCYLGPHLSHDPILFAKVVRIGKSFMKEFQSDGHKQEDKEKMEVILSCLLSITDQVLLPSLSLMDCNACMSEELWGLFKTFPYQHRYRLYGQWKNETYNSHPLLVKVKAQTIDRAKYIMKRLTKENVKPSGRQIGKLSHSNPTILFDYILSQIQKYDNLITPVVDSLKYLTSLNYDVLAYCIIEALANPEKERMKHDDTTISSWFQSLASFCGAVFRKYPIDLAGLLQYVANQLKAGKSFDLLILKEVVQKMAGIEITEEMTMEQLEAMTGGEQLKAEGGYFGQIRNTKKSSQRLKDTLLDHDLALPLCLIMAQQRNGVIFQEGGEKHLKLVGKLYDQCHDTLVQFGGFLASNLSTEDYIKQVPSIDVLCNEFHIPHDAAFFLSRPMYAHHISSKYDKLKKLEKGSKQQHKVHKYITACKVVMAPVHEAVVSLHDSKVWDDISPQFYATFWSLTMYDLAVPHISYEREVSKLKVQMKAIDDNQEMPPNKKKKEKERCTALQDKLLEEEKKQMEHVQRVLQRLKLEKDNWLLAKSTKNETITKFLQLCIFPRCIFSAIDAVYCAHFVELIHQQKTPNFSTLLCYDRVFSDIIFTVASCTENEASRYGRFLCCMLETVTRWHSNKATYEKECGNYPGFLTILRATGFNGGNKADQLDYENFRHVVHKWHYKITKASVHCLETGEYIHIRNILIVLTKILPWFPKVLNLSQALESRVLKICQEEKEKRPDLYALAMGYSGQLKSRKTYMIPENEFHHKDPPPRNAVANIQNGPGGGSSSLSTGSASKHHESSAEENDKSRERAQCGVKAINKVSCAILKGNSSNGNSGSNSSKTVQENDKEKGKEKEKEKGEKTPATTPEARVPGKDVKGKPKEERPNKDEKAREMKERTPKSNKEKDKFKKEEKAKDEKFKTTVPNIESKLTQKREREKEPSRERDLAKDMKSKENAKGGEKTPAPGSLKSPVPRSDITESEREQKRRKIDTHPSPSHSSMVKDSLIELKESSAKLYLNHTPSPLSKSKDKEMVKKDLDKSRKRSGERKDEKDRKERKRDHSNNDCEVLLNLTKRRKEENGTMEVSKHKSESPCESPCPNEKNKEKNKSKSSGKEKGSDSFKSEKMDKISSNGKKGMYRPLS, encoded by the coding sequence ATGGAGGCCGCGAAAGTGTTGGTTCCCGTAGCGTGGATAAAGAACTGGGAGAAATCAGGGAGAGGTGAATTTTTGGATTTATGTTGGATCCTCAGTGAAAATAAAAGCCATGACAGTTCAGCTTACAGAGATTTCCAGCGAGCTCTCTATGAGTTATCACACCATGTCATAAAAGGAACTCTGAAGCACGAACAGGCATCTAATGTTTTTAATGACATCAGTGAATTTCGTGAGGATATGCCCTCCATTCTTGCTGATGTGTTCTGCATATTAGATATTGAGACAAATtgtttagaagaaaaaagcaagagagACTATTTTACGCAATTGATATTGGCGTGTTTGTGTTTAGTTTCGGACACGATTCTAAAGGAACGCCTGGATCCAGAAACATTGGAATCATTAGGGCTTATCAAACAATCACAGCAATTCAATCAAAGGTCAGTAAAAATCAAGACAAAACTTTTTTATAAGCAGCAAAAATTCAATTtgttaagagaagaaaatgaaggttatgcCAAGTTGATTGCTGAATTGGGGCAAGATTTATCGGGAAATATCACTAGTGATTTAATCTTAGAAAATATCAAATCTTTAATAGGATGCTTTAATCTGGATCCCAATAGAGTTTTGGATGTCATTTTAGAAGTGTTTGAATGCAGGCCTGAACATGATGACTTCTTTATATCTCTGTTAGAATCTTACATGAGTATGTGTGAACCGCAAACGCTGTGTCATATTCTTGGGTTCAAATTCAAGTTTTACCAGGAACCCAATAGAGAGACTCCTTCACCTTTATACAAAGTTGCAGCAGTGCTTCTACAAGTTAATCTTATTGATTTAGATGATCTTTATGTACACCTTCTTCCAGTTGATAGTTTCATTATGGATGAACATAAACGAGAGATTGTAGAAGCTAAGCAAATTGTTAGAAAACTTACAGTGGTTGCATTACCTTCTGAAAAAAATGAtaagcgagagagagaaacagaaaaagaggaggaaaaagtggAAAAGCCACCTGACAACCAAAAACTTGGTTTATTGGAAGCCTTATTAATGATTGGTGATTGGCAGCATGCACAGAACATTATGGATCAGATGCCTCCATACTATGCTGCTTCACACAAGCTAATAGCTCTTGCTATTTGCAAGCTCATTCACGTAACTATTGAGCCTCTCTATGGAAAAGTTGGCATTCCTAAAGGTGCTAAAGGCTCACCTGTTAATGCTTTGCAAAACAAAAGAGCACCAAAACAAGCAGAGAGCTTTGAAGATTTGAGGAGAGATGTTTTCAATATGTTCTGTTACCTTGGTCCTCACCTTTCTCATGATCCCATTTTATTTGCAAAAGTGGTGCGTATAGGCAAATCATTTATGAAGGAGTTTCAGTCTGATGGACACAAACAAGAggataaagagaaaatggaagttaTCCTTAGCTGTTTGCTTAGCATTACTGACCAGGTACTACTCCCATCTCTTTCTCTGATGGACTGTAATGCTTGTATGTCTGAGGAACTATGGGGACTGtttaaaacatttccatatcAGCATAGATATCGTCTTTATGGCCAGTGGAAGAATGAAACTTATAACAGTCACCCACTTTTAGTAAAAGTTAAAGCTCAAACAATAGACAGAGCCAAATATATTATGAAACGCCTAACCAAGGAAAATGTGAAGCCTTCTGGAAGACAAATTGGGAAGTTGAGCCACAGCAATCCAACCATTTTGTTTGATTATATCTTGTCACAAATACAGAAGTATGATAACTTAATAACACCTGTAGTAGATTCACTGAAATACCTCACTTCATTGAATTATGATGTCTTGGCTTATTGTATCATTGAAGCTTTAGCTAatccagaaaaggagagaatgaaaCATGATGACACAACCATCTCAAGCTGGTTTCAGAGTCTGGCGAGTTTCTGTGGTGCAGTTTTTCGGAAATATCCCATTGATCTTGCTGGTCTTCTTCAATATGTGGCTAATCAGCTAAAGGCAGGCAAAAGTTTTGACCTGCTTATATTGAAAGAAGTGGTACAAAAAATGGCAGGAATAGAAATTACAGAGGAAATGACAATGGAGCAACTAGAGGCCATGACTGGTGGAGAGCAACTAAAAGCTGAGGGTGGCTATTTTGGCCAGATCAGAAACACTAAAAAATCCTCCCAGAGATTAAAGGACACATTATTGGACCATGATCTTGCTCTTCCCCTCTGTTTGATTATGGCTCAGCAGAGGAATGGGGTGATCTTTCaggaaggtggagagaaacaCTTAAAACTTGTGGGAAAGCTCTATGATCAGTGTCATGATACCCTGGTACAGTTTGGTGGATTTTTAGCATCAAATCTAAGCACCGAAGATTATATTAAGCAAGTGCCTTCAATTGATGTGCTCTGTAATGAATTTCATATACCCCATGATGCAGCATTTTTCCTGTCTAGGCCAATGTATGCACACCATATTTCATCCAAGTATgacaaacttaaaaaattagaaaagggaAGTAAACAGCAACATAAAGTTCACAAGTACATTACAGCATGTAAAGTGGTGATGGCCCCTGTCCATGAAGCAGTGGTCTCTTTGCATGATTCCAAAGTCTGGGATGACATCAGCCCTCAATTCTATGCCACCTTTTGGTCTTTGACAATGTATGACCTTGCAGTTCCACACATCAGCTATGAACGGGAAGTCAGTAAACTCAAAGTCCAGATGAAAGCAATTGATGACAATCAGGAAATGcctccaaataaaaagaaaaaggagaaggagcgCTGTACCGCCCTTCAGGACAagcttcttgaagaagaaaagaaacagatggaGCATGTACAGCGAGTTCTACAGAGACTGAAATTGGAAAAGGACAACTGGCTTTTAGCAAAATCTACCAAAAATGAGACCATCACAAAATTCCTACAGTTGTGTATATTTCCTCGATGTATATTTTCAGCAATTGATGCTGTTTACTGTGCTCATTTTGTTGAATTGATACATCAACAGAAAACTCCAAATTTTTCCACACTTCTTTGCTACGATCGAGTTTTCTCTGACATAATTTTCACAGTTGCAAGCTGTACTGAAAATGAAGCTAGTCGATATGGGAGATTTCTTTGCTGCATGTTAGAGACTGTAACCAGGTGGCACAGTAATAAAGCTACATACGAAAAGGAATGTGGAAATTATCCAGGATTCCTTACTATATTACGGGCAACTGGATTCAATGGTGGAAATAAAGCTGATCAATTAGACTATGAAAATTTTCGACATGTTGTACATAAATGGCATTACAAAATAACCAAGGCATCGGTACATTGTCTTGAAACAGGCGAGTATATTCACATCAGGAATATCTTGATTGTGCTAACAAAAATACTTCCTTGGTTCCCAAAAGTTTTGAATCTGAGTCAGGCTTTGGAAAGCAGAGTGCTTAAAATCtgccaagaagaaaaagagaagaggccTGATCTATATGCATTAGCTATGGGCTACTCTGGGCAGTTAAAAAGTAGAAAGACATACATGATACCTGAAAATGAGTTTCATCACAAAGACCCTCCTCCAAGGAATGCAGTTGCCAATATACAAAATGGGCCTGGTGGTGGGTCTTCTTCATTGTCCACAGGAAGTGCTTCTAAACATCATGAAAGCAGTGCTGAGGAGAATGATAAGTCAAGGGAGAGAGCTCAGTGTGGTGTGAAAGCCATTAATAAAGTGTCGTGTGCCATACTGAAAGGGAATTCAAGCAATGGAAACAGTGGCTCTAATAGCAGCAAAACTGTTcaagaaaatgacaaagaaaaagggaaagagaaagaaaaagagaaaggagaaaagactccAGCTACTACTCCAGAGGCCAGGGTACCTGGTAAAGATGTTAAAGGAAAACCGAAGGAAGAGCGGccaaataaagatgaaaaagcaaGGGAGATGAAGGAAAGAACACCTAAGTCcaacaaagagaaagacaaattcaagaaggaagaaaaagctaaagatgAGAAATTCAAGACCACTGTCCCCAATATAGAATCAAAATTGActcaaaaaagggaaagagaaaaggagccaTCCAGAGAAAGAGATCTAGCAAAGGACATGAAATCAAAGGAAAATgccaaaggaggagaaaaaacacCAGCTCCTGGGTCCTTGAAGTCACCTGTTCCACGATCAGATATTACTGAGTCTGAAAGGGAACAAAAACGCCGCAAAATTGACACCCACCCTTCTCCATCACATTCCTCAATGGTAAAGGACAGTCTCATCGAACTGAAGGAGTCTTCGGCAAAGCTCTACCTTAATCATACTCCTTCACCACTGTCTAAGAGTAAGGACAAAGAAATGGTCAAGAAAGATTTGGACAAGTCAAGGAAAAGATCcggagaaagaaaagatgaaaaagacaggAAAGAGCGGAAAAGGGATCACTCAAACAATGACTGTGAAGTGCTACTGAACTTAaccaagaggagaaaagaggaaaatggaaCAATGGAGGTTTCAAAACACAAAAGTGAAAGTCCATGTGAGTCTCCTTGtccaaatgagaaaaacaaggaaaaaaataagtcaaaatctTCAGGTAAAGAAAAAGGCAGTGATTCATTTAAATCTGAAAAGATGGATAAGATCTCCTCCAATGGCAAAAAGGGTATGTACAGACCCTTAAGCTGA